CGTTGTACTAACAGGTAGATCCACGTACCAACTGCTGCGGAACAGAAATTTTACTAACATCCCTACTGGCGGCGCCAACGGTATAGGTGCGGAAACGGTGAAACTGCTTAGCTCCCATGGAGCAAAAGTGGTCTTTGGCGATATTGCTAAAGAACAAGGGATGACCCTCGCAAACTCTCTATCTCCTAATGTCTGTTTTGTTGAGACCGATGTGACTTCATATTTATCGGTTCTGCAGCTATTTCAAAAAGCTTTTGAGCTTTATCAACGTGTTGACATTGCCGTCTCGAACGCCGGTCTTGGGGAAAAACCGGAGTGGTTCGAGCCGTCCATGAACCTTGTCAGCGTGCAAAAGGAGCCAAATACAGTCACCCTTGATGTTAACTTGAGAGGCTCCTTATTTTTTGCTCGCGTGGCAACTGTATATTTACGCCAAAATGCCGCAAGAGAAGACAATAAGTCGCTGATACTTCTTTCGTCAGTAGCCGGATTTGAAGAGAGTCCAGGCATCTTCGTGTACCAGGCTGCCAAGCATGGTATCATCGGTCTAATGCGAAGTTTGAGGAAATACTCCTCTACTGTTTATGATGAGGCAAACATTCGAGTAAATTGCGTTTGTCCATGGGCAACGAAGACAGCCATGATCCAAGAATTCCAGACTGCgtgggaaaaagaaggcctCCCACTAAACACCTGCCTTGACGTGGC
Above is a genomic segment from Trichoderma breve strain T069 chromosome 6, whole genome shotgun sequence containing:
- a CDS encoding short chain dehydrogenase domain-containing protein, with protein sequence MSAFLFDRQKLPQLKDKVVVLTGRSTYQLLRNRNFTNIPTGGANGIGAETVKLLSSHGAKVVFGDIAKEQGMTLANSLSPNVCFVETDVTSYLSVLQLFQKAFELYQRVDIAVSNAGLGEKPEWFEPSMNLVSVQKEPNTVTLDVNLRGSLFFARVATVYLRQNAAREDNKSLILLSSVAGFEESPGIFVYQAAKHGIIGLMRSLRKYSSTVYDEANIRVNCVCPWATKTAMIQEFQTAWEKEGLPLNTCLDVAEVVAAIALEGNLNGESVYVEGGNSWLFEENLQRLQPQWLGESAFQNLMKGQAYLATV